A region of Acaryochloris sp. CCMEE 5410 DNA encodes the following proteins:
- a CDS encoding streptomycin biosynthesis regulator: MPPKKSLSNSNEFSNQSVEIAKIRMDGGTQPRAKLFEEVVDDYAQDMKQGATFPPVIVYFDGEEYWLADGFHRVRAKEAVGETVVTAEVHLGTQRDAVLYAVGANAAHGLRRTNADKRRAVIRLLRDFEWRKWSDREIARRCGVDHKTVGSLRKDIYPTEDQSKEFRKGADGRITNVSNIGKSTQAITESNKRQRRKKPTDTLNTIAEQSQKVQIDDIWRLGKSHLLFCGDSGSAKFQKLLPIEISLLLFFPRKDKPWLPEKPTNVQNTLLFHTSYGEDLHLETLRGIIENCLSGTTDANDPIVMINLIDPSLFILIDELECSCFCAEPDPQRCTDALTVWTAINQTVKKIST; encoded by the coding sequence ATGCCGCCCAAAAAATCCCTCAGCAATTCAAATGAATTTTCTAACCAGTCAGTTGAGATAGCTAAAATTCGCATGGATGGAGGCACTCAACCTCGTGCCAAATTATTTGAAGAAGTTGTTGACGATTATGCTCAAGATATGAAACAAGGGGCAACTTTCCCTCCCGTAATTGTTTACTTCGACGGAGAAGAATACTGGCTAGCAGATGGCTTCCACCGAGTCAGAGCCAAGGAAGCTGTAGGGGAAACAGTAGTTACTGCTGAAGTTCATCTTGGAACTCAACGTGATGCTGTTTTATATGCTGTTGGCGCTAACGCCGCACATGGATTAAGGCGGACAAATGCTGATAAACGCCGTGCTGTTATTAGACTACTGCGTGACTTTGAATGGCGTAAATGGAGTGATAGGGAAATTGCAAGGCGTTGTGGGGTTGATCATAAAACCGTAGGAAGTTTGCGGAAAGATATATATCCGACTGAGGATCAATCTAAGGAGTTTCGTAAAGGTGCAGATGGGAGAATAACTAATGTCAGCAATATAGGTAAGTCTACTCAGGCGATTACTGAATCAAACAAACGACAAAGGAGGAAAAAACCAACAGATACTCTCAATACCATTGCTGAGCAATCACAAAAGGTTCAAATAGACGATATTTGGAGGCTAGGTAAATCCCATCTTTTGTTTTGTGGAGACTCTGGGTCAGCCAAATTTCAGAAATTGCTACCAATTGAAATTTCTTTACTATTATTTTTCCCACGCAAAGATAAACCTTGGTTACCAGAGAAGCCAACAAATGTGCAGAATACTTTACTGTTCCATACCTCATATGGAGAAGACCTACACTTAGAAACGCTTAGGGGAATCATTGAGAATTGCTTATCGGGCACTACTGATGCAAACGATCCTATTGTAATGATCAACCTTATTGATCCTTCACTATTCATTTTGATAGACGAACTAGAATGTTCGTGCTTTTGTGCTGAGCCTGATCCTCAACGATGCACAGACGCATTAACAGTCTGGACAGCCATCAACCAGACAGTTAAAAAAATTTCAACCTAA